The following proteins are encoded in a genomic region of Pyrus communis chromosome 11, drPyrComm1.1, whole genome shotgun sequence:
- the LOC137707551 gene encoding uncharacterized protein isoform X2, with protein sequence MKVGSKVVFLLRDSEGFGEAISAAFRPSPSNYTVEESFELSLELYGIQNCKTSGILRHFLDPQGQYEVSVLLMEYYEPPILACGINEVLAQLAGRNSSSVSTVVAPFFLESSKLKGESKSATKFESKCSLYGIEIGSETAISKAMATKTQKPPPSLQIHHEHLACFLQFVRILKLPTYVLIRQIGQHISDKEEFQGLEAMIG encoded by the exons ATGAAGGTTGGTTCGAAGGTAGTGTTTCTGCTGAGAGACTCAGAGGGCTTCGGCGAAGCCATCTCAGCTGCTTTCCGCCCAAGTCCAAGCAATTATACTGT AGAAGAAAGTTTCGAGCTTTCTTTGGAGCTCTATGGAATCCAAAATTGCAAAACTTCTGGAATCCTTCGCCACTTCCTCGATCCCCAGGGCCAATATGAG gTGTCTGTGCTGCTTATGGAATACTATGAACCGCCAATACTAGCCTGCGGTATTAATGAAGTTCTAGCACAATTAGCAGGGCGGAATTCATCCTCAGTTTCTACAGTCGTTGCCCCGTTTTTCCTAGAGTCATCCAAGCTAAAGGGGGAAAGTAAATCTGCAACAAAATTTGAAAGCAAATGTTCACTTTATGGTATAGAGATTGGTTCAGAAACAGCCATAAGCAAGGCTATGGCAACCAAAACCCAGAAGCCACCGCCAtccttgcagattcatcatGAACATTTGGCTTGCTTTCTTCAGTTTGTCCGTATTTTGAAGTTGCCAACATATGTTCTTATCAGGCAAATAGGTCAACACATTTCTGATAAAGAAGAGTTTCAG GGTTTGGAGGCCATGATAGGATAG
- the LOC137709131 gene encoding ankyrin repeat-containing protein NPR4-like, with product MSNSGTKRIYEMKIVHVNSLAFLKLVCEEINKDLEMHQMSYANANCAIFEAVRNGNVEFITHICKANPELLWRINNDVRNIFHFAVECRQEKIYNLLYGISAKKRVILRVDGENNNKLHMAGLLSPSAQAQLNRIPGAALQMQHELQWYKEVETIVPPKYLEWRNDDESLTPRELFTKSHSGLLKEGEKWMKETATSCTVVGALIITIMFAAIITIPGGNKDTGFPAFIDEKLFMLFMISDAISLFSSTTATLTFLGILTSRYAEDDFLKSLPTQMIIGLATLFFAIATMMIAFSAALLIIVRGHSWIVIPTILLSSVPVTLFAWMQFPLLVRITISTYGKGIFNRNVERWL from the exons atgtcGAACTCAGGAACCAAGCGCATATATGAAATGAAGATTGTCCACGTCAactcacttgcatttttaaagCTCGTGTGCGAAGAGATAAATAAAGATTTGGAAATGCATCAAATGAGTTATGCCAATGCGAATTGTGCAATCTTCGAAGCTGTTAGGAATGGGAATGTGGAGTTTATTACTCATATATGTAAAGCAAATCCTGAACTTCTGTGGCGAATAAATAACGACGTAAGGAACATATTTCACTTTGCCGTCGAATGTCGTCAAGAAAAGATTTATAACCTTCTATATGGGATCTCGGCGAAAAAGCGGGTGATACTGCGTGTCGATGGCGAAAATAATAACAAGCTACATATGGCTGGGCTGTTGTCCCCATCTGCACAAGCACAACTTAATCGTATTCCAGGGGCAGCATTGCAAATGCAACATGAACTGCAATGGTACAAG GAAGTAGAGACTATTGTACCTCCTAAGTATCTTGAGTGGAGGAACGATGATGAAAGTTTGACACCAAGGGAACTATTCACAAAGAGTCACAGTGGATTGCTAAAGGAGGGAGAAAAATGGATGAAAGAGACAGCAACTTCTTGCACTGTTGTAGGTGCTCTTATTATTACCATCATGTTTGCTGCAATAATCACAATTCCTGGAGGAAACAAAGATACCGGCTTTCCCGCATTCATCGATGAAaaattgtttatgttatttatGATTTCAGATGCTAtatcactcttttcttccacaaCTGCTACGCTAACGTTTCTCGGAATTCTCACGTCACGTTACGCAGAAGATGATTTCCTAAAGTCCTTACCCACACAGATGATAATTGGTCTTGCCACTCTTTTCTTCGCTATTGCAACCATGATGATTGCGTTTTCTGCTGCCCTTCTAATTATAGTTCGTGGACATTCTTGGATTGTGATTCCAACCATACTTCTTTCAAGTGTTCCAGTCACTTTATTTGCTTGGATGCAATTCCCCCTCCTAGTTAGAATTACCATTTCTACTTACGGGAAAGGCATATTTAATAGGAATGTGGAACGTTGGTTGTAA
- the LOC137707551 gene encoding uncharacterized protein isoform X1 — protein MKVGSKVVFLLRDSEGFGEAISAAFRPSPSNYTVEESFELSLELYGIQNCKTSGILRHFLDPQGQYEVSVLLMEYYEPPILACGINEVLAQLAGRNSSSVSTVVAPFFLESSKLKGESKSATKFESKCSLYGIEIGSETAISKAMATKTQKPPPSLQIHHEHLACFLQFVRILKLPTYVLIRQIGQHISDKEEFQVYSFFITLSNATVNIQFT, from the exons ATGAAGGTTGGTTCGAAGGTAGTGTTTCTGCTGAGAGACTCAGAGGGCTTCGGCGAAGCCATCTCAGCTGCTTTCCGCCCAAGTCCAAGCAATTATACTGT AGAAGAAAGTTTCGAGCTTTCTTTGGAGCTCTATGGAATCCAAAATTGCAAAACTTCTGGAATCCTTCGCCACTTCCTCGATCCCCAGGGCCAATATGAG gTGTCTGTGCTGCTTATGGAATACTATGAACCGCCAATACTAGCCTGCGGTATTAATGAAGTTCTAGCACAATTAGCAGGGCGGAATTCATCCTCAGTTTCTACAGTCGTTGCCCCGTTTTTCCTAGAGTCATCCAAGCTAAAGGGGGAAAGTAAATCTGCAACAAAATTTGAAAGCAAATGTTCACTTTATGGTATAGAGATTGGTTCAGAAACAGCCATAAGCAAGGCTATGGCAACCAAAACCCAGAAGCCACCGCCAtccttgcagattcatcatGAACATTTGGCTTGCTTTCTTCAGTTTGTCCGTATTTTGAAGTTGCCAACATATGTTCTTATCAGGCAAATAGGTCAACACATTTCTGATAAAGAAGAGTTTCAGGTATACAgcttttttattactttatctAATGCAACTGTCAACATTCAGTTTACCTAG